CGCGCGGGAGCCGAGATCGGAGCTGAACTCCTGATCGCGAAAGACGGTCAGCCCCTCTTTCAGGCTCAGTTGGAACCAGTCACGGCAGGTGACGCGGTTGCCGGTCCAGTTGTGGAAATATTCGTGGCCGATAACGCGCTCAATGTTGAGATAGTCTTTATCCGTCGCGGTTTCAGCGCGGGCCAGCACAAATTTGGAGTTAAAGACATTAAGCCCTTTGTTCTCCATCGCGCCCATGTTGAAGAAATCGACCGCGACTATCATATAAATGTCGAGATCGTATTCCAGCCCAAAGCGCTCTTCGTCCCACTTCATTGAGTTTTTCAGCGAGGTCATCGCCCAGCCGGCGCGATCCAGATTGCCGCGGTCTACATAAAGCTCCAGCGCCACGTCGCGGCCGGAGCGGGTGGTGAAGGTATCGCGCAGCACGTCAAAATCACCCGCCACCAACGCAAACAGGTAGCACGGTTTCGGGAACGGATCTTCCCACTGCATCCAGTGGCGGCCATCTTCCAGCTCGCCCTGCGCCATGCGGTTACCGTTGGAGAGCAAATACGGGTATTTCGTTTTATCGGCGATGATTTTAGTGGTAAAGCGCGCCAGCACATCCGGGCGGTCCAGATACCAGGTGATGTGACGGAAGCCTTCGGCTTCGCACTGGGTGCAGAGCGCTTCGCCAGACTGATACAGCCCTTCCAGCGCCGTGTTCGCCGCCGGGTTGATGTCGTTGACGATTTTTAGCGTGAAGCGCTCCGGCAGGTTTTCCAGCACCAGCGCGCCCTCTTCCAGACGGTGATGCGTCCAGGGTTGCCCATCCACCTCAACCGAAATCAGGGTAAGGTCTTCGCCATCCAGACGCAGCGGCGCGTTCTCCGCCACGCGGCGGTTGATCTGACTGACCGCAGTGACCCGCGTTCTGGCGGCGTCGAGGTCGAAGGTCAGATCAATGTCGGTAATCAGGTAATCCGGCGCACGGTAGTCGTGGCGGTATTTTGCTTGTGGCTGTTGAGTCATAAAAAACCTTATCCAGGGTCCGTATGGTTACGTCTCCAGTCTATTCCTGTTGCGTTAATGTTGCCACGCAGAATCTTTCACTTTTCAGCGGCTACCGCGCAGATTGCTACATTTAAGTAACATGCGGCACAAATTGCCCTCGACCCGCTTCGCCGGTTGTGTTGTGATCCTGCTTCAATAAACCGATAATCAGGGTATACTCCTGCGTCTTTATCTGCTTATGCCACTGATAGACACGCGCCTGTGAGAGGATGCCAGTTCGCACCATGACACAATACGCTTCCCCCCTATTGCAAACGCTGCTGGATACGGACGCCTATAAGCTGCATATGCAGCAGGCGGTGTTTCACCACTATTATGACGTGCATGTCGCAGCGGAATTTCGCTGCCGGGGTGACGACCTGCTGGGCATTTATGCTGACGCTATCCGCGAGCAGGTCGATGCCATGCAGCATCTGGCGCTTTCAGACGCCGAGTATCAGTGGCTCTCCGGGCTGCCGTTTTTCCGGGCCGACTATCTGCAGTGGCTGAAAACGTTCCGTTATGACCCGACGCAGGTGCAGATCCGCAACGACAGCGGCAAGCTGGATATCCGCTTAAGCGGCCCGTGGCGCGAAGTCATTATGTGGGAAGTGCCGCTGCTGGCCGTGATTAGCGAACTGGTGCATCGCTATCGTTCGCCGGAAGCGAGCGTCGGCCAGGCGCTGGCGCATCTCGAAGTGAAACTCGATGATTTCCGCACCATGACGGACGGGCTGGATTTAAGCGCTTTCCGTCTGATGGATTTCGGCACCCGCCGCCGTTTCTCGCGCGATGTCCAGCAGGCGATAGTTGAACGCCTTAAGCTGGAGCCGTGGTTTATCGGCACCAGTAACTACGATCTCGCCCGCCGTCTCTCCCTGACGCCGATGGGTACGCAGGCCCACGAATGGTTCCAGGCGCATCAGCAAATCAGCCCCGATCTCGCGAACAGCCAGATTGCGGCGTTGCAGGCGTGGCTTGACGAATACCCGGATATGCTCGGCATCGCGCTGACCGACTGTATTACGATGGACGCCTTCCTGCGCGATTTCGGCCCGGAGTTCGCCGGGCGTTACCAGGGGCTGCGCCACGACTCCGGCGATCCGGTGCAGTGGGGCGAGAAAGCCATCGCGCACTACCAGCAGCTCGGCATCGATCCGCTCAGCAAAACGCTTATCTTCTCTGATAACCTCGATTTCGCGAAAGCCATTGAGCTCTATCGCCACTTCGCGGACCGCGTGAAGCTCGGCTTTGGTATCGGCACCCGCCTGACCTGCGATATCCCGCACGTGAAGCCGCTCAATATCGTGATTAAGCTCGTTGAGTGTAACGGCCGTCCGGTGGCAAAGCTCTCCGACAGCCCAGGCAAAACGATTTGTCACGATAAGGCGTTTGTCCGCGCGCTGCGCAAAGCCTTCGATCTTCCTCAGGTGCGTAAAGCAAGCTGATGTTTTCTCAAAGGGAGCCGCGCGCTCCCTGGTTTTCCCTCTCCTTTGCGATTTCTTTTTCCCGCACCGCGAATTCTGCTTGTCTGATGGCGTATGCCAGGTAACATAGATAACCCCCCGTCCGGGTGGAAAATGTTATTTTTGACCATTAACCAGAGAGAAAATTATGAGCGTTGTGCCTGTAGCCGACGTACTCCAGGGCCGTGTTGCCGTTGACAGTGAAGTCACCGTGCGCGGGTGGGTGCGTACCCGAAGAGATTCAAAAGCTGGCATCTCCTTCCTCGCCGTTTATGACGGTTCCTGCTTTGATCCGATACAGGCTGTCATTAATAATTCTCTGCCCAATTACAATGAAGAGGTTTTACACCTCACGACGGGCTGCTCGGTTATCGTCACCGGCAAGGTGGTGGAATCCCCGGGCGAAGGCCAGAGCTTTGAGCTGCAGGCAACCCAGGTGGAAGTGACCGGCTGGGTGGACGATCCGGACACCTACCCGATGGCGGCCAAGCGCCACAGTATTGAGTATCTGCGTGAAGTCGCGCACCTGCGCCCGCGTACTAACCTGATAGGTGCCGTGGCTCGCGTACGCCACACGCTGGCGCAGGCGCTGCACCGTTTCTTCCACGAGCAGGGCTTTTTCTGGGTCTCCACGCCGCTTATCACCGCGTCGGATACCGAAGGCGCGGGTGAAATGTTCCGCGTCTCGACGCTGGATCTGGAAAACCTGCCGCGCGACGCGCAGGGCAAAATCGATTTCGATAAAGACTTTTTCGGTAAAGAAGCGTTCCTGACCGTGTCCGGCCAGTTGAACGGCGAAACCTACGCCTGCGCGCTGTCGAAAGTCTATACCTTCGGCCCAACCTTCCGCGCTGAAAACTCCAACACCAGCCGCCACCTGGCGGAGTTCTGGATGCTGGAGCCGGAAGTGGCGTTCGCCAACCTGAACGATGTCGCGGGTCTCGCGGAAGCGATGCTGAAATATGTCTTCAAAGCGGTGCTCGATGAACGCATGGACGACATGAAGTTCTTCGCCGAACGCGTGGATAAAGAAGCCATTGAGCGTCTGGAGCGTTTCATCTCTGCCGACTTCGCGCAGGTGGATTACACCGACGCGGTCGCTATTCTTGAGAAGTGCGGCGAGAAATTCGAGAACCCGGTTTACTGGGGCGTGGATCTGGCGTCCGAGCATGAGCGTTATCTCGCTGAGAAACACTTTAAAGCGCCGGTCGTTGTTAAAAATTACCCGAAAGACATCAAGGCGTTTTATATGCGCCTTAACGAAGATGGTAAAACCGTGGCGGCGATGGACGTACTCGCGCCGGGCATCGGTGAAATCATCGGCGGCTCCCAGCGTGAAGAGCGCCTCGACGTGCTGGATGCGCGTATGGAAGAGATGGGTCTTAATAAAGAAGACTACTGGTGGTATCGCGACCTGCGCCGTTATGGCACCGTGCCGCATTCCGGCTTTGGTCTCGGCTTTGAACGTCT
The genomic region above belongs to Cronobacter malonaticus LMG 23826 and contains:
- the pncB gene encoding nicotinate phosphoribosyltransferase, translated to MTQYASPLLQTLLDTDAYKLHMQQAVFHHYYDVHVAAEFRCRGDDLLGIYADAIREQVDAMQHLALSDAEYQWLSGLPFFRADYLQWLKTFRYDPTQVQIRNDSGKLDIRLSGPWREVIMWEVPLLAVISELVHRYRSPEASVGQALAHLEVKLDDFRTMTDGLDLSAFRLMDFGTRRRFSRDVQQAIVERLKLEPWFIGTSNYDLARRLSLTPMGTQAHEWFQAHQQISPDLANSQIAALQAWLDEYPDMLGIALTDCITMDAFLRDFGPEFAGRYQGLRHDSGDPVQWGEKAIAHYQQLGIDPLSKTLIFSDNLDFAKAIELYRHFADRVKLGFGIGTRLTCDIPHVKPLNIVIKLVECNGRPVAKLSDSPGKTICHDKAFVRALRKAFDLPQVRKAS
- the asnS gene encoding asparagine--tRNA ligase, producing MSVVPVADVLQGRVAVDSEVTVRGWVRTRRDSKAGISFLAVYDGSCFDPIQAVINNSLPNYNEEVLHLTTGCSVIVTGKVVESPGEGQSFELQATQVEVTGWVDDPDTYPMAAKRHSIEYLREVAHLRPRTNLIGAVARVRHTLAQALHRFFHEQGFFWVSTPLITASDTEGAGEMFRVSTLDLENLPRDAQGKIDFDKDFFGKEAFLTVSGQLNGETYACALSKVYTFGPTFRAENSNTSRHLAEFWMLEPEVAFANLNDVAGLAEAMLKYVFKAVLDERMDDMKFFAERVDKEAIERLERFISADFAQVDYTDAVAILEKCGEKFENPVYWGVDLASEHERYLAEKHFKAPVVVKNYPKDIKAFYMRLNEDGKTVAAMDVLAPGIGEIIGGSQREERLDVLDARMEEMGLNKEDYWWYRDLRRYGTVPHSGFGLGFERLIAYVTGVQNVRDVIPFPRTPRNANF